The genomic stretch gtaaagaatctacctgcagtgcaggagacccgggttcgatacctgggctgggaagatcctctggagaaggaaatggcaacccactccagtatccttgcctggaaaatctcatggacccaggagcctggtgggctgcagtccatggcgttgcagagttggacatgactgaacaactaacacttatttacttagaattaaagtaataaatttcaatatataagcttacagttttattttcattcaattttttGCCAGTATTTTTCCTTGGTAAGCCATATTTCTAACCCAAGTAGAAAATCCCTTGAAAGTGAAGTTTGTATTTTGTCACAAGAGGATGGGAAACTTATAATTTTTCCAACTGGAATAAATTGGAGGAGTGTTATCTATGGGGCAAAACTGCTTGAGGTCTCAGAAACAGCTAgtctcttttccccttctttcctttgcCAGCAAACTTCCGGTAACAAAACAGGCAACACTTTGTGACGACAAATGCAGCAGTTGCTACACAGGCTAGCAGAAACCCAATCACGTCCAGAGAGTGGTACTGGAGCCAGGTGAGGTTGTGGATAGCTGGTCGCAGGTGCTTGGCTCCTTTGTGGCGCATGACGAACTCAATCCAGAAGACTGCTAGGTCTAGGGGCTTTACAGGCCGATCATGATGAATGGCTGATAACCTCATCACATTCTGTTTGTAGCTGAAGGAAAATCAAACAGACATCGATATATAGGATGAGCTATAACTGAAAATTTGTGAAATTTTCTTGCAGATGGAAACAAAGAATGCATCACAGacttaaagaaaaatagataattttcCTGTGAGGTGATTCTTGAGATCTTAGCTTAAGAGCTAGGACTTCTTAAATGTATAGCATTTCAAgctacaaaggaaagaaagaaaatgggaggGGTTTGTGCAGTCTAAAGAATGGAATGAATTAAGtcccaaaaggaaagaaaacaacaacaacaaaaatcatggTTTGTTGCTCAAAGTTTGAATTATCTAGTAAAGACCTGATAGAAACGTGTTAAAATGCTGTCATAATCCAGAGATAGCAGGAAAGTCTATGATGAGGTTCCAAGATATGTCTAGGCAGGGCTGATCTTACCTTAGTGAAATAGTGTTCCAAAGTGTTGAAGTGGATTGTCTGTGTTTGACTCCTGATTCTGACATTTATCTTGTTGGctgcttttttattctttttgtctcacagttttatttgctttaagtttactaaatttttaaaaaaatgtttttatttttatattggagaGGCCATTCATGATATAATCTGTTCctcagtttttcatttttctaaggaATGGATAGGAATAGTATCATATCtgattattttgagataattttttgaGATATTTTGAGAATATTGTATTGATTCTTATAGGCATTCCTAGCATATTGTATACTTGCAGCAAATATTTGCTAGCATTGTTGTCGTTCTTGTTCTAAAAGACTCTGGAGAAGGCTCAATATTTTACTTCCAGGCATTGCAATTACATTCATTTCTACTGCTGATAATAGGCTAGTAGacaagaaagaagggagaataaAGAGATATAGCTCAAGAACTCTAAATCACAAAGTGTTACAAGATGACACTGTGAGCAATAGCAATGGAGGCAACTTCCCTCCCTTTTCTGTCAAAACAGAGGAGGTGCACTGGATTTTTGAGAGGACTTCAGTAATctggaaagtaaaagtgaagtcactcagtcgtgtctgactcttagcgaccccatggactgcagcccaccaggctcctctgtccatggattttccaggcaagagtactggagtgggatgcattggagaaggaaatggcaacccactccagtattcttgcctggagaaccccagggacagaggagcctagtgggctgccgtctatggggttgcacagagtcggacacgactgaagcgacttagcagcagcagcagcagcagtaatctgGAAACGAATGGTCAGAgtaaaaatcatattgattatattctttgcacccaaaatAGAGAAGTTCTATatgctcaacaacaacaacaaaaaaaaaaaaaaaaaagagagagagagagagagaagaaataaagaaggcaatgtggttgtctgagaagcctttataaatagctgagaaaagaagaaaagcaaaaggcaaggaagaaagggaaagatatacccaactgaatgcagagttccaaagaatgcaaAGTGCCAGGCCATTTaagtgaacaaagcaaagaattagaggaaaacagtagaatgggaaagactagaaatctctttaagaaaattggcaatatcaagggaacatttcacgcaaggatgggcaaaataaaggatagaaatggtaaggacctaacagaagaaaaagagattaagaagaggtagcaagaatacacagaagaactatacgaaaaaggtgttaatgacctggataaccacaatggtgtagtcACCTagagcttaaaaatcaacattcaaaaaactaagattgtgaaatcctctcccatcacttcatggtaaatagaagggggaaaagttgaaacagagacagattttattttcttaggttccaaaatcactggggatggtgactgcagccatgaaattaaaagatacttgttctttggaaggaaagctatagcaaacctagacagcgtattaaaaagcagagacatcgctttgctgacaaagacccATATAACCAAAGTACGTTTTTtcaagtacagatgtgagtgttgggccatgaagaaggcagagcactgaagaattgatacttctgaattgtggtgctggagaagactcttgagaatcacttgaGGAGACTCACTTGAGGAGACCAAActtgcaaggatatcaaaccagtcaatcctataggaaatcaaccatgaatattcattggaaggactgatgctgaagctctgatactttggccacatgatgcaaacagccaactcattagaaaagaccttgatgctgggaaagattgagggcaaaaagaGGAgcaggcagcagagaatgaggtggttagatagcatcaccaactcaatggacatgagtttgagcaaactccaggagatagtgaaggacagggaaccctagcatgctacagtccactgggtcacaaagagttggctacaacttagtgactgaacaactgccACAACAATGGTAACAACAGTATGTTACCAAACATAATATGTAGCAGAACATGAATATTCAGTATATAGCAGGTAAtaaatcatcttcattttttgacaCCAGTTTTACATTATTAAGTAAAAATCAATAAAGATACTAAAGAGatgtacatttatataaaattgtcaAATGAaaggtttatttctttaaaaaaagagaaaaataatgtaatatttttGCTGTTCATttagacagtggaaacagtggctgactttattttggggggcttcaaaatcactgcagatggtgattgcagccatgaaattaaaagacgcttactccttggaaggaaagttatgaccaacctagacagcatattaaaaagcagagacattactttgtcaacaaaggtctgtctagtcaaggctatgatttttccaatagttatgaatggatgtgagatctggactataaagaaggctgagtgccaaagaattaatagttttgaactgtggtgttggagaagactcttgagagtcccttggactgcaagatgatccaaccagtccatctgaaaggagatcagtcctgggtattcattggaaggactgatgttgaagctgaaactccaatactttggccataagatgtgaagagctgactcatttgaaaagaccctgatgctgggaaagattgagggcaggaggagaaggggacgacagaggatgagatggttggacagcatcactgactcagtggacattagtttgggtaaactctgggagtttgtgatggacaggaaggcctggcatgctgcagttcgtggagtcgcaaagagttggacatgactgagtgactgaactgaactgaactgaatataatattTTTGCTGTTCATTTAGGACAATAGCAGTGCTAAGATTAAATTTACATAACACTTCTTATAAAACACAGATATACACTGTGCTACTATTACTGACAAAttctcaaaatgttttctttataaagACATTATAAAGAAAAGGGGAAACATATACATCATATTTGTTATATTAATTTAATTGTGTTATTGGAATTCATGTATATTCTGAAGTGATTTGGAAAtcaaatatttttggttttgtaaaTTTGGCTTTTAAATAGCAATATCTCAAAATACCTGTTCAAATAAGACAAAAAGGACAATGACAGGAACTCAGATTATACCTACCTTTGTAAATAGTATCTACGTAGCTGTAATTGAATAAATTAGTATGTTCTAGTTGTTTACCATTTATCAGTGATGGAACCAAAATATTATTACAGACTTGCAGACATAGAGGACAATTTATTGGTTACCATATTTGGGGGAGTAGAAATATATGGGTAGGGGATTAGGAGGCAAAAACTGAGAAGTATATAAGCTCAAGGATGCATTGTACAACACTGGAAATTGAACCAATATTTTCTACTAGTTTTAAATggaaagtaatatttaaaaattgtgtgaatttttaaaagagaactaTCCCAACATATCACTTCCAAGTtgattatgtttaaattttataattcttccaaacaagacaaaaatggtAACAATCAAAAAGCCTAAGAATATAcctacatttataaataaatatcttgaTAGTTGAAACTGGCTAATTAGAAAGTACTAGCTATTCACCATTTATCAGTGATTGGGTCTAAATATTAGCATAGAAAACTTGGAAGATATTGAATGTAATGGGAATTTCAGATTGCTTATATCAAGGTTGTTTACTGAAAATAAATTGTTAGAAGAGATTAAAACATTTTTGGAATTCACTTGCTGAAAGAAAGTAAAGTGGACATCTGTTTCCCTACTTTAACTTCATTTTCAAACTTCTTAATTCCTCTATTACCATTTCAGAGATTCTTCTCATTCTAATGGTTAGATCTTACAAAATTTCTCCACTGTCTTTAAACCACTGACAAACCTTTCCCATAAAACCATGAAAAAATATTACTGTGACACTCACAATAGGTTATTgatgactgaactgagtgaatcTTACTCCTCATGGTGCTTATGTAAAGACTAATGAGTCTTCATATGAGAACTTCTCCAGAAAGAGtatctagtaaaaaaaaatatactcACGAAGGATTATTAATGACTTCCTTCAATGCATTGAGCAAATCTTCTGTTGACATTGTTTCCAAGTCCAATCTGACAGCAGCTCCCTTGGCCTTCATGTGAACAATGTTATGAGGTTGATCAGCAAACAAAGGAAGGCCCACCATAGGGATCCCGTGGTAGATGGCCTCATAAACGCTGTTGCTTCCACCATGAGTTACAAAGGCTTTGGTTTTTGGATGACCTAGGATTGAGtgaatttcaataaaattattttttttttatttttcttttttttttattcttttttttttaaattttaaaatctttaattcttacatgcattcccaaacatgaacccccctcccacctccctccccaaaacatctctctgggtcatccccatgcaccagccccaagcatgctgcatcctgcgtcagacatagactggcgattcaattcacatgatagtatacatgttagaatgtcattctcccaaatcatcccaccctctccctctccctctgagtccaaaagtccgttatacacatctgtgtctctttccctgtcctgcatacagggtcgtcattgccatcttcctaaattccatatatatgtgttagtatactgtattggtgtttttctttctggcttacttcactctgtataatcggctccagtttcatccatctcatcagaactgattcaaatgaattctttttaacggctgagtaatactccattgtgtatatgtacacagctttcttatccattcatctgctgatggacatctaggttgtttccatgtcctggctattataaacagtgctgcgatgaacattggggtacatgtgtctctttcaattctggtttcctcggtgtgtatgcccagaagtgggattgctgggtcataaggtagttctatttgcaattttttaaggaatgtccacactgttctccatagtggctgtactagtttgcattcccaccaacagtgtaggagggttcccttttctccacaccctctccagcatttattgcttgcagatttttggatcgcagccattctgactggtgtgaagtggtacctcattgtggttttgatttgcatttctctaataatgagtgatgttgagcatcttttcatgtgtttgttagccatccgtatgtcttctttggagaaatttctgtttagttctttggcccattttttgattgggtcgtttatttttttggaattgagctgcataagttgcttgtatatttttgagattagttgtttgtcagttgcttcatttgctattattttctcccattccgaaggctgtcttttcaccttgcttatattttccttggttgtgcagaagcttataattttaattagatcccatttgtttatttttgcttttatttccagaattctgggaggtggatcatagaggatcctgctgtgatttatgtcggagagtgttttgcctatgttctcctctaggagttttatagtttctggtcttacatttagatctttaatccattttgagtttatttttgtgtgcggtgttaggaagtgatctagtttcattcttttacaagtgtttgaccagttttcccagcaccacttgttaaagagattgtctttactccattgtatattcttgcctcctttgtcaaagataaggtgtccatatgtgtgtggatttatctctgggctttctattttgttccattgatctatatgtctgtctttgtgccagtaccatactgtcttgatgactgtggctttgtagtagagcctgaagtcaggcaggttgattcctccagttccattcttctttctcaagattgctttggctattcgaggttttttgtatttccatacaaatcttgaaattatttgttctagttctgtgaaaaatgtggctgatagcttgatagggattgcattgaatttgtaaattgctttgggtagtatactcaataaaattattaattgtaAGTCTTAGAAATAAATTGAGAAAAGTGCATTATAAGGTAACTGAAGGAAACAGTCTTCAATAACAGGTTATTACACATATGAAAGTCCTTTTAAATTGCTTTCAGAACTCAGAGAAGTAACTGCTGCATCTGCTGAAGGGGTAAATGAAGACTTCATGAAAGAAGTGCTGAGTCACTTGGACTTCACAAATGAATCCAGGATTGACAGGTGAGCAACTTGAAAGAGCATTCTGGGTAAAAGAAACCATATGTGCAAAAAAAGAGGAGGGCATGCCAGAAATTATTCTCTTAAAGATATAGTGGAGTCATTTAGTCTGATTAGGAATGGTGTCAGGGGAAGAGAATGGTAATAGTAGAGGCACTGGAACCAGAGGAAGGAAAAGTAACCTTTTACTTTGGAGTGTTTTAttgctttataaaaattattatgaatttttttcttacagaaagtgaagagtcactggtaataagaattaaagattttaaaatttaaaaaataaaaaactaaaaattaaaaaataaataaataaataaaacacatgaaaatacccctcaaaaaaaaaaaaaaaaaaaaggagagttcTTATTTTCAATAGCATTTATCATACCCctacagaggggaaaaaatagatgTGACGAAAGAATTCAGAGACAGAACAACAATCCAAGAAGTTATTGAAAAGTTCACAGTCAGAAATAATTACAGCTAAAATAAAGATTCTGGTCATAAGGGATATGACTGTGTATAGTAAAATGCCAGTTGTTATgggtgtgtatgctaagtcgctcagtcttctccgactttttgtgaccccatgaacagaagctcaccaggctcctttgttcatgggatttttcagacaaaaatattgaagtgggtggccatttccttctatagaGGATCTTGGGGACCCATGGatagaacccacttctcctgcatctcttgtactggcaggctgattctttaccactgagcagatTGGGAAGCTCTGCCAGCTGTCCCCATTTTCCCCCTAGCATAGTAGATAGAAATGAAGCAGTAAAGTTTTCTTTTCGACTGTTTCAATAATTCTCTATATATTTGTTTCCCTTTGAAGTACTATCACTCTGTTCAGTTGTTATTcatgttttcaatattttttttctgccaaGTCTTACCAAGAAGGTCGTTTTGGGGGAGCCACTTATACAGCTGAGTATTGGGTCCTAGGGTGTCTGGTTTTTTGCCATCATATCTCCATAGAACCTGTTAAGGTAAAGGTAATAATCTAAAATTATTATCTATCAAAGACAGTCCCTGCATGGCTATAGCACCTGCAAAAAATTGGAGCTATCATATTAGTTACCTTTCTGGAAGAAAAATCAGACCTTTTATAAAGTTTAACAGACTCATTAAATAGTTGTCCACTATTGAGTTACTGTGTATACCTTTTGTGGAATCTGGGCAAGAGCTGAAGCAATCACATTGGCTCTTTCTTCTGACATGTTACTGACCATTGACCCCAATGAAAACACCACAATACCATGTTCTCCAGAGCTCTGCACAAACTCTTCCATTTCCTGTGAAGAAAAGAATTTGCCCCATCACAAAAGAGCAGCAGCATAGCAGACATTATTGAAGGGATTGATGCAAGCAACTAAAGGGAGAAAATAAGATATAGTCTGAAGATACTAGAGTAGTGgcttcttaaaaaatattatggAAGGATACACATAACAGAAAATTTACTTTCTTAATCATTCCTAAATGTATAGTATTGTAGTGTAAAGTATATTCACACCATGcaaccaatctccagaactttttctggAGAAAAACTGGAAGTCTATGCTCATTAAGAAACTCcgttttctctttctctagccTCTGGCAAGTTTCATACTACCCTGTGTTTCTACAAATGTAACTAGTCTGGATACTTCTTATATGTTAAatcctacagtatttgtctttttctgattggTTTATTTCACTCAGCGTAAGGTTCATTTATGTTGTgacatgtcagaatttccttttaaagatAAGCAATATTTCATCATTGTGCatatgacattttatttattgttttgtctcttgatggacacttgggttgtccAGCTTCCTGGGTCCTGCTAATACAGCTTTTACTTACCTGTTGTGCAAATATCTCATCCAGAGGAATTGCTGAGCTGTATAGATAGACAAGTTTTATACTAGAAAGTGTACATTATTCTTACTGCATGCTATATAGCTAGTTTATAGACTGATTCCCTTTCCTTGCACCCCACTATGTTCTTGAACATGCCAACTTCTCATCTTGGACTTTGGTCACATGtgctaataaatatttaacacTAAAAAATCTTTTGAGTAAACTGTATGTTATTTTCagtaatgacttttttttttttttaaacagacttcATCCCTTGGAGGTACTCGGAGGTACTTGGAGGGAAATGGGTCATATGTGGTCATTTCTTTTATTATGTATAATTGTGCAAAGGTGTTTCGTATAAGCAGGAAATGAGATAGAGCCAGTACACGGTAGTGACAAGGAAGTACTGTTAAACAGTATTATACTCAGCCTCTGCATCAGTTATGTTGTTAATTACTAACATAAATTTTTAGAAGCTACACTGCAGGATTTAATTCACCTGTAATCCCTTATTATTCTAGGTCtactaaattatttatttattccaggcagattttttgagaattattttagGTTCGTCATTAGTACTTCATTTCCCTGTTAGTACatgaaaaatttattatttgaatCACTTTATGTTTATCATTCACTCAGCTCTGTAATCCTTATCCCTTACCTTCAACTTTGTCATAATTTCCCAAACTCTTTATCTAAATTTTTAATCAGAGACATGGAGGAGTCTGACATTGTATTTTGGAAATTCTGTGAAACAGTTCTGTAAGTCCTATTTATAACCCAGAGATGCACTTGCATAGTTATTTATTTGAGCCACCATATTTCTGGGTTTGTTTACGTATGGTACCCTTTGTCTAAACTATATTGTATAATTGATGTCATGGTAGGATGTGCTATGTCCAACTGTGTTGAAGGACCCTCAGTATCACCTACATTAGTCACCTCAGGGTGCACCTACCCCACAGTGGGAAACGTGCCCCAGGGCTTTCTGCAGCAGAGATCAAGTCATCTTTTGGGTAGTTCATTTCAAACTAAATAAAGTTCCTGTTGAATCTGAACTTGCCTGGAATtgtttctgaattattttgttttgtgatCCTTGATCCTTTCTAATTAGAAACTTACTTTCTATACTAGAGTAAGTCTGCTGTGATCAATGTTCTCTAGTT from Ovis canadensis isolate MfBH-ARS-UI-01 breed Bighorn chromosome 6, ARS-UI_OviCan_v2, whole genome shotgun sequence encodes the following:
- the LOC138442590 gene encoding UDP-glucuronosyltransferase 2B18-like isoform X2, translating into MYSLYSTPGSSVEKKSGRLPFPPSYVPVMLSELSDHMTFMERVKNMIYALYFEFWFQAYNEKKWNQFYSEVLGRPTTLVETMGKAEMWLIRNYWDFSFPRPRLPNFEFVGGIHCKPAKSLPKEMEEFVQSSGEHGIVVFSLGSMVSNMSEERANVIASALAQIPQKVLWRYDGKKPDTLGPNTQLYKWLPQNDLLGHPKTKAFVTHGGSNSVYEAIYHGIPMVGLPLFADQPHNIVHMKAKGAAVRLDLETMSTEDLLNALKEVINNPSYKQNVMRLSAIHHDRPVKPLDLAVFWIEFVMRHKGAKHLRPAIHNLTWLQYHSLDVIGFLLACVATAAFVVTKCCLFCYRKFAGKGKKGKRD